One region of Burkholderia pyrrocinia genomic DNA includes:
- a CDS encoding HD domain-containing protein: MGNRIAGIRIPDGPIAREAAATVRAGAPELLFRHAMRVFAFASIIGLRRGIAFDAELLYVAALFHHFGLTERYRHSRRRFEIDGANAAHAFLGGYGVAADDAEEVWRAIALHTSFGIHPYMTPLTALLGAGIETDLFARHFDDVCRSERDEILNAWPRGPGFKELFLEALAAGTAHRPATAFGNVGADVLERCDPDYRRTNFCGLVLGSKWTE; this comes from the coding sequence ATGGGCAACCGTATCGCCGGCATCCGGATTCCCGACGGCCCGATCGCACGGGAGGCCGCCGCGACCGTGCGCGCCGGCGCACCGGAACTCCTGTTCCGGCACGCGATGCGCGTGTTCGCGTTTGCGTCGATCATCGGCCTGCGTCGCGGCATCGCGTTCGACGCCGAGCTGCTGTACGTCGCCGCACTGTTCCATCACTTCGGGCTGACGGAGCGCTACCGGCATTCGCGCCGGCGCTTCGAAATCGACGGCGCGAATGCCGCACACGCGTTCCTCGGCGGATACGGCGTCGCCGCCGACGATGCGGAGGAGGTCTGGCGTGCGATCGCGCTGCACACGAGCTTCGGCATTCACCCGTACATGACGCCGTTGACGGCGTTGCTCGGCGCGGGTATCGAGACGGATCTCTTTGCGCGTCATTTCGACGACGTGTGCCGATCCGAACGCGACGAGATCCTGAACGCGTGGCCGCGCGGCCCGGGTTTCAAGGAGCTGTTCCTCGAGGCGCTCGCCGCGGGCACCGCGCATCGCCCTGCCACTGCGTTCGGCAACGTCGGCGCCGACGTGCTCGAGCGTTGCGACCCGGACTATCGTCGTACGAATTTCTGCGGCCTGGTGCTCGGGTCGAAATGGACGGAGTGA
- a CDS encoding alpha/beta fold hydrolase, which produces MSTFTTRDGVSIHYKDWGAGRPVVFIHGWPLNADMWDVQMHHLASHGFRCIAYDRRGFGRSGQPWTGYDYDTLADDLATLIETLALRDVTLVGFSMGGGEVARYIGRHGTRHIAKAVLMGSVTPLVARRDDHPDGVDVAVFDGIRAGIVADRAAFFEQFWPLFTGSNRAASTISRAALDWTSFMALQAGLKGTLDCVGAFSETDFRADLDKFDVPTLVIHGDDDQTVPLALTGAATAKRVPHATLSVYEGGPHALYLTHAQRLNDELLAFARA; this is translated from the coding sequence ATGAGCACGTTCACGACACGCGACGGCGTTTCGATCCACTACAAGGACTGGGGTGCAGGGCGCCCGGTCGTGTTCATTCACGGCTGGCCGCTGAATGCGGACATGTGGGACGTCCAGATGCATCATCTCGCATCGCACGGTTTTCGCTGCATCGCCTACGACCGGCGCGGCTTCGGCCGATCCGGCCAGCCGTGGACGGGGTACGACTACGACACGCTGGCGGACGATCTCGCGACGCTGATCGAGACGCTCGCGCTGCGCGACGTGACGCTCGTCGGCTTTTCGATGGGCGGCGGCGAAGTGGCCCGCTACATCGGCCGGCACGGCACGCGACACATCGCGAAGGCCGTGCTGATGGGGTCGGTGACGCCGCTGGTCGCGCGACGCGACGACCATCCGGACGGCGTCGACGTGGCCGTGTTCGACGGTATTCGCGCGGGCATCGTGGCCGACCGCGCGGCATTCTTCGAGCAATTCTGGCCGCTGTTCACCGGTTCGAACCGGGCCGCTTCGACGATCTCGCGCGCCGCGCTCGACTGGACCTCGTTCATGGCGCTGCAGGCCGGATTGAAGGGCACGCTCGATTGCGTCGGCGCGTTCTCCGAAACCGATTTCAGGGCGGATCTCGACAAGTTCGACGTGCCGACGCTCGTGATTCACGGCGACGACGACCAGACGGTGCCGCTCGCGCTCACGGGCGCCGCCACGGCGAAGCGCGTGCCGCACGCGACGCTGAGCGTCTACGAGGGCGGGCCGCACGCGCTGTATCTGACGCATGCGCAACGATTGAACGACGAACTGCTGGCGTTCGCCCGCGCATGA
- a CDS encoding DUF3331 domain-containing protein yields MDEFNRWEHVMTLLDPSPAASRCAPSHLRDPDAARRRHRDDAWPASSGGVRRRCAIVAAERQTDSSVLISWSDPTRCRYDEQRWISAKSRALGRCALTGITIHTGDAIYKPQWRGAKRPANYREVILASELERFIVRLSRS; encoded by the coding sequence ATGGACGAATTCAATCGCTGGGAGCACGTGATGACGCTGCTCGACCCGTCGCCGGCCGCGAGCCGCTGTGCGCCGTCGCATCTTCGCGACCCGGACGCCGCGCGCCGCCGCCATCGCGACGATGCGTGGCCCGCGTCGAGCGGCGGCGTGCGCCGCCGTTGCGCGATCGTCGCCGCCGAGCGGCAGACCGATTCGTCGGTGCTGATATCGTGGAGCGATCCGACGCGCTGCCGCTACGACGAGCAGCGCTGGATCAGCGCGAAGTCCCGCGCCCTCGGCCGCTGCGCGCTGACCGGCATCACGATTCATACCGGCGATGCGATCTACAAGCCGCAATGGCGCGGAGCGAAGCGCCCCGCGAACTACCGCGAGGTGATCCTCGCGTCCGAACTGGAACGGTTCATCGTCAGGCTGTCCCGTTCATGA